The stretch of DNA GCCGGACTGGGCCACGAGCTTCGGATCGGCCAGTACGCGGGCCTGCCCCGAGTTCACGAGGAACTTGAGCTGAGCCGCCACGCGGTCGAGTTGCCCGAACGACAGCAGGTTCTGGCCTCCGAAGGGCGGCCCGCCGGTCTCGCCCAGGGTCAGGATGTCGCCCTGGAACGACCGCTCGCCGGTGGGGGTCTGGTGGACGCTGCCCCACTTCACGCCGAAGTCGCCGCCCTCGGTGCGGCCCGTCTCCAGCACGTGGACGTCCACCTGCACCTGTTGCACGCGATCCGCGGCCAGCAGGTTGATGACTTTGGGGGCGAAGCCGGCGGCTATCTTGCCGGCCATGTCGACCTGGCTCGACCGCGCCACCTTGCCCGAGAGGATCACCGAGTCGTTGACGTGCTCGACCGCGATGTCCTTTGCTCCGGTGGCGAACGTGATGGTCTGCTTGAGCAGGGCGGCGTCCACGCGGACCAGCACGTCGAAGGGCCGCCGGCCGCCGTTGGTCCAGACGATGAACGACGTGGTGCCGGGATGCTTGCCGTTTACCAGCACCTCCCGCTTGGAGAGCACGGCGACGTCGGCGATGTTCGGGTCGGTGATCGACACCTTGGTGATGTCGTGCGAGACCGAGACGACCTGGGACCGGCCGACGGCCACCGCCAGGGCGTCCTGGGCCGGCTTGCCCTGCTCGTAGGCAGGCGCCGAGGGACTGGCCACCAGGGCGGCGGCCGCGACGGCCTTCCCCGCCACGGCGGACCTGGGCGCGGCGGGTTTGGCCGCGGCGGACCGGGGCGCGTCGGCTCTGGCCGCGGCGGAAACGGGGGGTTCGCGCTTTACGCCGGCGGGGATCGGGGCTGCCCCATCCGCCGGCGCGGCGGGCAAGACGGAGGCTGCCAGCGCGAGGGCGGCTGCGATGACGACTTTCAAGCTCTGCTCCTACCGATCTTCGCGATACACCGTCTCGGTGTGCGTGCCGCGGATGACCATGATCGAAAACGGCGTGGCGGCCGGTCCGGGCGCCTTCCGGGAGGGTTTCTCGACCACCACGGTGCGCGTGACCACCCGGGGCTGGGCGGCGCGTTCCCGCGGCGCCTGGCGGCCCACGATGTTGAACGGGGTGACCGGCGCCAGTTGCACGGAGTCGGTCTCCTTCGGGCTGCGCATGGCCAGGCGGATCTTGCCGCGATCCGCCGCGAGGATGAGCACCTGGGATTCCTGGGGCGTCACGGCGAGCGTGGCGCTGGAGACGACCTTCGCTTCGGGATCGTCCTTGCGCTTGGCGTCCTGGGCGATTGCGAGGACCAGGATGTTCTGCAGGATGACCCGTGTCACGGCCTGGCCATCCAGGTCCATGGTTCCGACGACGTCGACGCCGGTCCCTGGCATGACGAAGCCCGCCACGCCCACGACCTCGTCGACGGCGACGGTCACCGCCCGCTTCCCGGGGGGCACCGGCAGGACCTGGGGCAGGTCTTCGGTCCGGCCGGGCGGGAAGAGGCGGCCCTCTACCAGGATGTCGCCCGGCAGGAGATCGGCCTTGGCCACGCGGCCCACCGCCGCGCCGGTGTCGGGGACCGCGCCGTCCGGGACGTGCGCCACGGGGCGCATCGCCTTGCCGATCTGGTACGGTTCGACCTTGCGGCCGGCCTTGACTTCCTCCTTGAGGACCAGGACGGGGACCGAGGGGGCCTCGGCCGCGCCTGCTCCCGCCTGCGGCCGGCCCGCGAAGGCGAAGAACAGCGCCGAGGTCGACAAGCCGACGACGACGGCGAGAGCGAGGCGCGACAAGGGAACCATCATTCGATCCTCATCACGGTGGTGGCCGACAAGGGGATGCTGGGAGGAAGGCCAGGGACGGGGACGGGGTTGGATACGGGCGCGGTCACCGCGACCCGCACCAGGTCGCCGGCCTGACCGCCGACGCCCTGCACCGCCACCCGGACGTCACCGGCGATCGCGGCCCCGCCCAGGTACTGCCGGACCGCATCCTCGATGCGCAGGACCGGCTTCCCCAGGGCGCCCAGACGCGCGCCTTCGCGGCTGGCGTTGGTGATGGCGAGCTGGGCCGTGTACAGGCGTCCGAAGCCCATGATGCCCCAGACCATCGCCATCAGGACCGGAATCGCCAGGGCGGTCTCGACGACCGCCTGGCCCCGTTTGCGGATCGCCCGACCCCGCCCTGCGGCGGCCGCGGGACCCGCGCTCGCGCTAAGGCGAAGCATTCCCGCCCGAACCCGTGTTGCCGAGGGTCGAGGCGATGGACTTGAGCATGTTGTTCACGTTCGTGCCCATCAAGGCCAGGGCGCCGACGCAGACGACCGCGATGAGGCCCAGGATGAGGCCGTACTCGGTCAAGGCCTGTCCCTCTTCCTCCGCCATGAGATTCCGGAGACGCGTCATGAGAGTGGGCTCCTTTTCTGTGTACTTTCGGGGGATGCGACTGCCCTTAGAATCGGACAAGCGCGTTACCGTAGTACCAGTGGAGCGATTAAGCGCCGATAAATAAGCCCCCGCGGTTATTGCGGGGGCTTGAACGCGGAATTTCAGCCCGATAAGGCAGACAGGCGCGTGTAGGCCGCGAGCATGTGATCCTTGAAGCTCGCAATCGGCTCGTCACCGCCTGTAAACGTCCGCTTAGCAAGGTGGCTCACCTGCGGAAAGGTATAGCCCAGCATCTGCAGCTCATGGGCGACCAGTTGCGCGAGGCCCGGGATCTCGTGTCGGGGGTGGGCCGCCAGGGCCGCCCACATGTTGCGCTCCTGGGCAGTGTAGGTGCGGATGAGTTGGTCGAGGAGATCGGCGCTCGGCGACCGGCGCGCGCTGGCCTGGCTGGTGAGGAGCTGATCGTAGCGGTGGACGTGCGGTTCGAGCCGATCGAGCAAGCCGCCCAGGTCGGCGTACCGGACTATCTCCCGGGGCTCACGGATGTTCTTGCGCACGTCGTCGATGTGGAAGCAGCCGATGTCGATGGTGCCGATGAAGTGCCACTGGTAGCCGTACAGTTCGTGCTGCTTGAAGAACGCCTTGCAGTCCATGTCGGACAGCCACAGCATCCGGTCGATGCGCCGGCGTACGGTGCGCACGGTGCGGTCGTAGAGGGCGGGGTGAGTGTGGAACGCGCCGATTTCCGGGTGCGCCAGGTCGTTGGGCCGGCAGCGGTAGCGCACGCCCACCACCTGCCGGCGTCGCGAGTAGAAGACGCCGGTCGTGAGGTTCTGGTACTGGGCGATGTGGCCGTCGGTGCCGCCGAAGATCCCCCCGCGCTCGTCGAAGACGAAGATGCGGCGCCGGTGGGCGGTGAGGCGGTGCTCCTTGGACTGGAGCGTGTTGAGCATGTTGATGCCGAATTCGCGGACGAACCTCTCATGAACCGTGGCGTCGACGTGCACTACGTATCCTCATCGTCTTCGGGTGACCTGCCGAATGTACCCTGGAAACCGGGGCGCAGATTGGCTAGCGGGGGTTCGTCGAAACAACATTTTGTGAACCCACGCCGGGTTTCCGGGGAAAAACTTAGTGTAGCTCAAGGGTTCTTCACCCGTTGCCGATGGCATGGTCGGGAGGTGCAACCAAATGGCCTGGAAGCTCGCTCGCCTGTGGCGACTGCTACCGCTGGCAATGGCGCTGCTGGCGCTTTCCGGCTGTCGCGGCGACCTGGGGAACCTTTTCGATATCTACTAGTCGGCGGCCTGCAGAGGCGTCGGGCCGATCCGGCCAACGGCCGCCGACCCGGCACACTGGTGCCCTAGCCAAGCTTCGGGTCGAGGCACACATGAGAAACTTCCTCATATGGGCCCCCGAAAGATCCCGGACACCCGCGCCGTCCGAGCCAAGCACGAGCAGGCGATCGCCGCCCTGACGCGCCAGCGCGCCGCCCTGCAGGCCGAAATAGCCACGCTGGAAGCCCGCCGCAAAGAAGTAGCTAACGCCGTCATCCTGGGCATCCTCGACCTGATCGACCTGCACGACACCCTGGAACGGATCGCCGACGACGCCGAGTTCGTGCGGCGGAAGGCCGCCATCCGGGACATGCTGCGCGATCGCGCGGCGCGGCGCGCGCGGCCTGCCGCCGAGATCCCCACCGCCGGCCTCCCGGCGGCGCTGGCCAGGCAGTTGCACGACCTGGTCAATCGCATCCAGCAGGAAAACGCCTATGCCCACGTCTCGGGCGACTTCTCCGAGAAGACGTTTCTCCAGAACCTCCTGCTGGCCAACCACGCCGATCGCGTGGCGGTGCGCTGGGACGGCGCCAAGTTGCTGCTCATCGAGTACGAGGGCCGCAGCGCCGGCCACCTGCCGGTCGAACTCCTGAGCCCCGAGGCGCGAGCCGCGGTGGGCGGCCGCCTCGGTCTCGCCACCACCTGACTTGCAGACCGGGGGATTGACAGGCCGGGTCGCGCCATGATATTTGCAGTATTGTGCACATGAGAAATGGTTCCGGGGAACGGTGCTGCGCGTCGCCGCTGGCCGGCCTGCTGGATGCCCGGTTGTTCAAGGCCCTCGGCGATCCGAGCCGTCTCAACCTCCTGGCGTCACTGGCCGACGCGGCCGCCGCGCAGACCGTTAGCCAGCTCGCGGGCTGCTGTCCGCTCGACATGTCGGTGGTTTCGCGCCACCTGGCCACCTTGCGCGACGCGGGCATCGTCAGCGCCGCGCGGGTGGGCAAGGAAGTGCGGTACTCGCTGGATTGCCGACGAGTGGCCGGCATGCTGCGGGCGATCGCGGATGCCCTCGACGCGTGCTGCCCTTCGGATGCCGCGATGGAAGGAGACAGGTCATGAGTGCCAGCCCGGATACGGTGCGCCGCGAGGTGCGGGACTCCTACGGCAAGGCCATCGAGAACAGCGGATCGTGCTGCGCGTCGTCGTGCTGCGGCGGCGCCGCCACGCTGCCGGCGGGTTACACGGACGAGGACCGGGCCGTCCTGGCCGATGGCGTGGTGTCCTTCGGCTGCGGCAATCCACTGGCTTTCAGCGAGGTCGGCGAGGGCGAGACGGTGGTCGATCTCGGGTCCGGCGCCGGTTTCGACCTGCTGCTCGCCTCGCAGCGGGTGGGCCCGACCGGCAAGGTGATAGGCGTGGACATGACCGACGAGATGATCGATCGGGCCCGCGCCAACCTCGATCGCGCCGGCGCCGGCAACGTCGAGGTGCGCAAGGGCCTCATCGAGGACCTGCCGGTCGAAGCCGGAACGGTGGACTGGGTCGTGTCCAACTGCGTGATCAACCTGTCGCCCGAAAAGGACAGGGTCTTCGCCGAGATCGCCCGCGTCCTCAAGCCCGGCGGGCGCATGCTCGTATCGGACATCGTCGCCGACGACCTGCCGGACTTCGTGCGCCGCATCAAGGGGTCGGTCGCCGGCTGCATCGGCGGCGCCGTCGGCGAGCAGGAGTACCTGGCGGGCTTGCGCCGGGCCGGCCTGGAGGCCGTCGAGGTGCGGGACCGGGTCGTCTACGACGCCCGCACCCTGGTGGCGCTCGGCGCCGACCAGTTCCCGCTCCTGCGGGCCCTGGAGGCGCTCCCGGCGGCGCTGCGCGATCCGCTGATGGGATTCGTGGATGGCCTGGGCGCGAAGGTCCAGAGCATCCGGGTCT from Candidatus Tanganyikabacteria bacterium encodes:
- the cpaB gene encoding Flp pilus assembly protein CpaB, with the protein product MMVPLSRLALAVVVGLSTSALFFAFAGRPQAGAGAAEAPSVPVLVLKEEVKAGRKVEPYQIGKAMRPVAHVPDGAVPDTGAAVGRVAKADLLPGDILVEGRLFPPGRTEDLPQVLPVPPGKRAVTVAVDEVVGVAGFVMPGTGVDVVGTMDLDGQAVTRVILQNILVLAIAQDAKRKDDPEAKVVSSATLAVTPQESQVLILAADRGKIRLAMRSPKETDSVQLAPVTPFNIVGRQAPRERAAQPRVVTRTVVVEKPSRKAPGPAATPFSIMVIRGTHTETVYREDR
- a CDS encoding Flp family type IVb pilin, yielding MTRLRNLMAEEEGQALTEYGLILGLIAVVCVGALALMGTNVNNMLKSIASTLGNTGSGGNASP
- a CDS encoding pilus assembly protein N-terminal domain-containing protein; amino-acid sequence: MKVVIAAALALAASVLPAAPADGAAPIPAGVKREPPVSAAARADAPRSAAAKPAAPRSAVAGKAVAAAALVASPSAPAYEQGKPAQDALAVAVGRSQVVSVSHDITKVSITDPNIADVAVLSKREVLVNGKHPGTTSFIVWTNGGRRPFDVLVRVDAALLKQTITFATGAKDIAVEHVNDSVILSGKVARSSQVDMAGKIAAGFAPKVINLLAADRVQQVQVDVHVLETGRTEGGDFGVKWGSVHQTPTGERSFQGDILTLGETGGPPFGGQNLLSFGQLDRVAAQLKFLVNSGQARVLADPKLVAQSGGKATFLVGGEVPVPEAQQYGQVTISWREYGVRLEVEPRVLEDGRVDLRVAPEVSTLDFTNGVRVGQFLIPALASRKAATQVTLAPGEGLVIGGLIQNSQTENIEKFPLLGEIPVIGELFKSRRFARAETELQILVTPRVL
- the arsM gene encoding arsenite methyltransferase, whose product is MSASPDTVRREVRDSYGKAIENSGSCCASSCCGGAATLPAGYTDEDRAVLADGVVSFGCGNPLAFSEVGEGETVVDLGSGAGFDLLLASQRVGPTGKVIGVDMTDEMIDRARANLDRAGAGNVEVRKGLIEDLPVEAGTVDWVVSNCVINLSPEKDRVFAEIARVLKPGGRMLVSDIVADDLPDFVRRIKGSVAGCIGGAVGEQEYLAGLRRAGLEAVEVRDRVVYDARTLVALGADQFPLLRALEALPAALRDPLMGFVDGLGAKVQSIRVFARKPG
- a CDS encoding pilus assembly protein produces the protein MLRLSASAGPAAAAGRGRAIRKRGQAVVETALAIPVLMAMVWGIMGFGRLYTAQLAITNASREGARLGALGKPVLRIEDAVRQYLGGAAIAGDVRVAVQGVGGQAGDLVRVAVTAPVSNPVPVPGLPPSIPLSATTVMRIE
- a CDS encoding helix-turn-helix transcriptional regulator codes for the protein MRNGSGERCCASPLAGLLDARLFKALGDPSRLNLLASLADAAAAQTVSQLAGCCPLDMSVVSRHLATLRDAGIVSAARVGKEVRYSLDCRRVAGMLRAIADALDACCPSDAAMEGDRS